The bacterium DNA window TCACTCGTCCTGCGCGCGCCTATTCGGACTACACCGTGACTGTCGACCGCGAGAACCCGCCCGCGGGAATCACGATCACGGAAATACTCTGAAGGCGGCCCGATGTACGATGAAGACGACCTGCTCCCCCTTTCGGCGCTCCAGCACCTGGCGTTCTGTGAGCGCCAGTGCGCCCTGATCCACCTGGAGGGCCAATGGCAGGAAAACCGTCTGACCGCCCAGGGCAGGCAGTTTCATCGCAAGGCGGATGAGACTGGAACGGAATCACGGGGAGACCTGCGGATAAGCCGGGGTCTCCCCCTGCGCTCGCTCCGCCTGGGGCTGGTCGGCAAGGCGGATGTGGTCGAGTTCCACCGGGTGCGGAAGGAAACCTCCGATCCGTCCGCTCCAGCGGCCAAGCTTCCGGGAGTGCAGGGCCTGTGGCGGCCCCTGCCCGTGGAATACAAACGCGGCCGCCCCAAGCCCGGGTCCGAGGACGAGGTCCAGCTCTGCGCGCAGGCGCTATGCCTGGAAGAAATGTTCGGGGCTGACGTGCCGGAGGGGGCGCTGTTCTACGGGCAGCCCTGGAAGAGGTTCCCTGTCCCGTTGGGACCCAATCTGCGGGATGAGACTGAAAAGCTTGCGGAGAGACTTCACGAGCTGATGGAAAGCAAAGTGACGCCACCGGCTGTAAAGATGCCCAGATGCAGGAATTGCAGCCTGAGTGAAATCTGTCTGCCGCGATCCACGGGACTGAATTCGAGTGCGTCCGGTTACCTCGAAAAGCTCATTGACGAGGCGCTTGGCCAGGGAGGCACCGATAAATGAAGCACTTGTTGAACACGCTTTTCGTAACCACCCAGGGAGCATATCTGGCCCGGGACCGTGAGACGCTTCTGGTGCGTGTCGACGGGGCGACCAAGCTCCAATTGCCCATCCACACCCTTGGAGGCATAGTCTGTTTCGGCCGGGTCGGTTTCAGTCCACAGCTTCTCGGACTGTGCGGCGAACGGAATGTCCTTGTCTCCTTTCTCTCCGAGAGGGGACGATTCCTGGCCAGACTTCACGGCCCGGTGACAGGCAATGTCCTTCTGCGCCGCGAGCAGTACCGTGTTGCGGATGATTCCGATAAAGGAGCCGAGGTTGCCCGGGCGTTTGTAGCGGCCAAAATAGCCAATTGCCGGGTGGTCCTTCAACGGGCGGTCAGGGACAGACCGCTGGACTCAAACTC harbors:
- the cas4 gene encoding CRISPR-associated protein Cas4, coding for MYDEDDLLPLSALQHLAFCERQCALIHLEGQWQENRLTAQGRQFHRKADETGTESRGDLRISRGLPLRSLRLGLVGKADVVEFHRVRKETSDPSAPAAKLPGVQGLWRPLPVEYKRGRPKPGSEDEVQLCAQALCLEEMFGADVPEGALFYGQPWKRFPVPLGPNLRDETEKLAERLHELMESKVTPPAVKMPRCRNCSLSEICLPRSTGLNSSASGYLEKLIDEALGQGGTDK